A genomic region of Metopolophium dirhodum isolate CAU chromosome 1, ASM1992520v1, whole genome shotgun sequence contains the following coding sequences:
- the LOC132938294 gene encoding uncharacterized protein LOC132938294 has translation MFINLPFFILRAVVPNPNSIQISFEPTREECLNLLLSIPRKIIKTVQDIPRVEQLLMKQLKGDSTMVLKNIHETEEDVQNMLIEVSKVLENNFSGPETYITCYKSYYYLLNGTEAKAFDKFFSSDPFPLLTEFNEWVIKYMTINEDILKLRDRVELNLIKLDVSENK, from the exons atgttcataaatcTGCCATTTTTTATTCTACGAGCAGTAGTTCCTAACCCCAATTCAATTCAAATATCATTTGAACCTACGCGTGAAGAATGTTTAAATCTTTTATTGTCAATCccgagaaaaataattaaaacagtaCAAGATATACCAAGAGTTGAACAACTGTTAatgaaac aACTGAAAGGTGATTCtactatggtattaaaaaacattCATGAAACTGAAGAGgatgttcaaaatatgttaattgaAGTTAGTAAGGTTCTGGAAAACAATTTTTCAGGACCAGAAACTTACATTACATGTTATAAATCCTACTACTATTTGTTAAATGGCACTGAAGCTAAAGCCTtcgataaatttttttcaagtgATCCATTTCCATTATTGACT gaaTTCAATGAATGGGTCATCAAGTATATGACTATAAATGAAGATATCCTTAAACTTAGAGATCGAGtggaattaaatttaataaaactagatGTATCTGag aataaatAG